The window TGCGATGGGGATCGGCCAGGATCCGTTACTGCTGACCATCCCCGTCGCCCTCGCGGCAACGTGTGCGTTCATGCTCCCCGTCGCCACCCCACCCAACGCGATCGTCTTCGGCACCGGCTACGTCAACATCGGCAGCATGGTCAAAGGCGGCATCTGGCTCAACATGATCGCCATCGTGATCATCAGCGTGGCCTCAACGACGTTGGCGGTGTGGGTGTTCGACATCGCGATGTAGGTGTTCTCCCCCACTGACAGTGACGATCTCGTCATCTTCTCCGCCGTACTCACTCGGTACAGTCGGGAATACGATGACGACGATCCGCGGTGTCCGGCGACTGGCTCTCACGCTGGTCGTCCTGATCGTGGGAGCCGGCGTGGGATCGGCGACCGCGTCAGCCACCGGACTCGATGACCATCTCTGGGAACATCGCCCGCTACTGATGTTCGCGCCCGGTGAGACCGACCCGCGTCTCGTGGAAACGCTGCGCCGGATCGAGTCGAGTCGATGCGACTTCGTCAGTCGCGACATGGTGGCGGGTGTCGTGGTGCGGGAGGGCGACAGCACCCTCGATGGTCAATTGCTCAGCGCTGAGGAATCACAACAGCTGGCGCAACGGTATGCGGTCGAGGACACTGCGTTCGCCGTGATACTGATCGGCAAGGACGGCGGCGAGAAGCTGCGCGTCGACGAGATACCGGATCTCCAAACGTTCTATGACCTCATCGACGGCATGCCCATGCGGAGCCGTGAGATGAGTGCCGATCCGGGTCGGTGCTGATGGCGACGTCGTGGAGGCTCGGCGCGGTGTCCGCGT is drawn from Mycolicibacterium gilvum and contains these coding sequences:
- a CDS encoding DUF4174 domain-containing protein gives rise to the protein MTTIRGVRRLALTLVVLIVGAGVGSATASATGLDDHLWEHRPLLMFAPGETDPRLVETLRRIESSRCDFVSRDMVAGVVVREGDSTLDGQLLSAEESQQLAQRYAVEDTAFAVILIGKDGGEKLRVDEIPDLQTFYDLIDGMPMRSREMSADPGRC